The genomic DNA TATGTATATGGGCACATCTTGTTAATCAGACAAGGCAGGGATGGCGCCGTcgcgagagcactcgcctcccaccaatgtggcccaagTTCGATTCCCTGACCTACGccataagtgctacacggccaacgtttgcaaaaacgtgaTCCTTCCTTGAgtttttgttggttctctacactGCTCCGAGACACCAGGGGCGCCatagtatgctttcggttcgaccttgttgagctgcttCTTTGCTGTTGAGTTGCACCGCGATTAGCCGtgacaaaatatttaattatttattatttaatctAATTGTCATATATGCGTTTAACACACGTCATACGAGCCAACGGAATATGTTGATTCTTTTCAGATATAGGTTCAAAGCGCCTCAGAATCTCCAAATAAAAGGGACCATTGGACTGCGAGCTTTTGTTGAAGAAAGTAAGGTGTTAGTTTATTTACTGAATTTAGGACGCACTGACAGACTTACCTTTGTGAAAATTTTCGATGATAAATTCCTCTCTGgattgaaatatttatttggttAGCCCTTTTTCTCTTTCTTAATAAGCATGCAAGCATTCAGCTTTCTAACGCTAACGCTTTCTACGGTAGCTGTGGCGTTTCCAAACTGAAGCCTTTAGTTTGGAAACGCCACAGTTTCGTGGCATCCCTTTTACACCAATCCTTGCTGCTACTTGCATTGGTATGCTGGTATCCTTTTCTTGTCTTGTTTGATCTATCAGGTGATGCATGATCCAGGGTGCACTTGAGCTAATCCAGACCGGATTGttttttactttggttttaccTTGTGCAAGTTTAGATTTTTAATTCGAATTTAACCCTTTTCCTCCTGAGAATGAAAGTGagacttaaagattttactctaactTCAGACGAGTTTTAGTTCTCGTCAGTTGGGGCAGCTTCACGGGTGAATGGGTTGACAACTTGTAGGTCCACTCACTGTCtcctttaaggaggctcgaaagggttttcagctgagcgcgcgcgcgtaagccacacacgcaattcgtaagctgcttgcgtcagcttatgatttaaatgggtcaccagaaataaacaaataccgctaatttcgcttacctttctccaattcctatatacatggcatataaatagacatctcctattcacgaaaactacgaaaattctacttaaacggtttaatagttacttaaatccgtttgtgttgacctgtagctccactcgcgcgcggactcgaatgagcgggtgacgcatgcgtaaatgctgatcttgtaaccccctaatttttcctgattttgcaactttactcgtttatatctctgcttctggacggtgaatttttttgattttttgcatgttagcttagattaatttaaaccgtttgtctttcaaatttaaaaaaattctgtaggtgaaaaaaataattagagacacaattcaaaaaaacttatttttctgaaaaactgacctacagattttgttgaattttaaatattttagagagtatttctaacattatctggtaacgatgaatgggaaaatttcaccgtcccgtttcttcaaaaaggaccacatatgttgattttaaggctcaaagaaatgcctaatatcgttgccatggtaacattattttggaggaaaacataatgtgagaaatctacgataggtacttaataccccgaccaaatttcgtcttgatatgattgccctaactgtatctaaggacagaatatgtttatttgtttgaaaaaaggagaaactatttcgagcctcctttaAACCAGAGTTTAAAGCACGGCGCCACAGTTCAATAAATTGGTCCTGTTTATTTCACACTTTCGGCAAAATCATCCTAAAAATCTTCGTATCGTTTTTCtggtatagaggttttgcatggcaggaacaatcgattctttttcctatgggaacaaatgttttttctaatgcaaaacattttcatttttcctgccatgcaacatggctgccgtgcaaaacctctatagggTCACTTCGTTCGAATTTCTTGGTCAGATCGTTCCAAATCATATCGTTCCGTATTATGGCCGTATCATTCTACAAAATAGTCAGATCGTTCCAATTTTCAATATACTAAAATGTTCAAAGATCAGTTTATCAGCCCGAGCCTTATTCGGTGTTTAATATCAGCGATTATCATTTTGTCGCGTTGTTTACCGAGCACTACTCACGTGTTGTGCAAACAAATCTAGCACATTCATGGAAAAGTTttgtgagttttgatttttatgcaaaaaacctgCCAGGCTTTCTCAAGTGCCTGTTATATTACTCTTGAATACAATATGGATAATTTTGAGTCATTTTTGAATCgtaagttctcagaaaatcgaaacAAATTTCAACTCTCCCATTTCAGATAACACTCAGCTGTTTACTACTCAGTTGTAATTTCATTGAATAGGCATGGGACTATGGGACGTAGTTCTGTTGTTTCTATATGGTTagggtctattgtttatttggGTCCCATTTTGTCCCCAAGAGCCGCTGAAACGGCTTCCAACCTTGAACTGAAAGATTGAGCCTGGGTTCTACAATTattttcatctgctaccacaagtcctgggacagagtaatcctAAAATGACAATAACAGTCATTCCAGGGAAAATTACGAATTGTCGATAAAAGTCATTTCAGAGGAAGAGGATATGTTGGATTCCGATAAGTTCGGATTATCACAGAAATTGATGTAAACGAACAAGGTGATTTTCGTTACCTAAACACTTTTAACATTTTCGTCACTTCAAAAGTGGAACGATCTGACCTTGGAACAAAGTACTCGTTCTTCGGTTGGTCTTTcctataccggatccgaaatacatgtaatgtccataaaacaaaagaacaaagcgaacataataatacctaattagcaattAGCAATTCTTTTTGTCCTCCGCAATattttgccatttatgaaagtctACCTACCGCGTTCTTCAGAGTCCTGGCGGTGgtggtcacgcgtgacatacTTTAAATCCAGTCCGAGGTAAAGCAGTAGCGGTGTTGTCAACCCGGCCCAAATTTGTCGATGATAATTTTATACCCAtattacatatgcaaatttttagtgAACATCTAAAATCTAGCCCCATAAGGCAACCCCGAACTCGCACAACTTTAGCAGCGCAACGGAATTCGTGACAGTAATATGTGTGATTTTCCCGTCATCCCATAACTTTATTGGCATTTATCATTTATGAGTTTTTACACGCATTATGAGTGGTCTCCTTTGTTGTCTTCATTAGAATCAAGGTGGAAACATCACCAATTCATCTGTAATCGTTCCACAAGATTTATCACGGGACACTTGAGACAATGAAGCCATTTGTTTGTCCAGTTTCGGTGACTACGACCTCCTGTTTATTTCTGTGTGTCTCTCTTTCGCTCAGCATGTTGTGCATATCACTGTGGCTGACAAGCGAGGGATTAGCAAATATGAAACTCAGACTTAAAGAAGAAGGCCAAATGGAGAAAGTGAACCTTGTAGATTCAGATTCTTTGGTGCGAACTCCTAGTACAGAAAAACCTCGCTTAAAAAACGCAAACGAGCTGGTAAACGAGGACGCATTCTCAGACTCATGGCACGAAGTCCGGAAACATCGAACGCGTTTGTTGACGCGTACGAAATGTCCTCAGAGTTTGTTTCTGGTGATTATTGTTTCGAGCTCTGCACAAGCGTATAAAAATCGTATGGTAATTCGGCACACGTGGGGAGCCGATAACGCTTTGCAAAGACGGTGGAAAACTGTCTTTCTCATCGGCGAAGGAAACACTGTGGCTGTTTCCGATCAAGTTTCACGCGAGAGTCAAATATTTGGTGACATTATTCAAGGTGATTATCACGAAACATTCGGGAATAAAGTATTTAAGATTGAATCCGGCTTCGAATGGGCAGCAAAGTATTGCATCTTCGATTTCTTGTTAAAAACTGATGACGATGTGTTTGTTAATACTCGGAGTCTTGTATCATTCCTTCGCGGCGACGGCGTCCCAAAGAGCAGCTTTTACTTCGGGAATTTAATGCACAATAGCCCTGTGTTTCGCACAGGGTACTACGCCGTTTCCAAAGAAGATCATCCGGACGATTTTTTCAAGGATTATATGTCTGGAGGAGGTTATGTTCTCTCGAAAGATCTTGTGATAAGGTTTACTCAAATGTTCGATGTTGTTAAACCGCTCAAGATTGATGATGCTTATATCGGAAGGTTAGCGGCTGATATTGCAGTGAAACCTGTCTCAACTCGAGCGTTTCTTATGTACAATAACATCTCCAATTGCGTTTATGACGAAACCCTCTTTCTTGTCAGGCCGGTAGATCACGCTTGTGCTATTAAATTGTTCGacgaaaatcaaaaacaaattttatccCAAACTGTAAATGAAGAGTGGAAATAAATTTTGTTCTCTTTATTGGGCAGATAACAAGCCCCTAGGAATTCATAAGCAAATGATTgatgaaataaatgaaactcCCGTATTGAATACGTAAAGGCCTCTTTTAATAGAGAATGTATAGAATTGATACATTTGAACTATGGTTATGTAATTCTAAGTCAAAGTCACCTTGAGCAGTTCTCGACTCCGGCCACAGCTAAAGCAGGAAATTcgcgaatcacggacttccggcttttctgtagcctgcgaacgcagacgtatttccggcggtcgtttctgcGCATTCTCAGAAATTTGTAGCAATAACGGTCGTCAACGGTTACAACATTTGGGGTGTTTACGAAACCACGACGAAtggtcacttcaaaatataagtttgcgCTATTTCCTacttattccatcttgtttttattatacaatatgggcgaagtgtcctataactggattggtgtggagggatttgaagtaaagagtgagactgaaagactCGCTGTAGTTTGTCCCCGttttcgtcaaaaccttaaatttggtcatttcacgtagtagttttgacgagtacgggagagaaatattcaaaaatgcgtgccgcacgatcattttggttcttttaaccaataatataactactttttggcgttgtcgttgcgtagccaacagggagcttaagatctacgacggcgacgtcgacgacaacgccacaaaacagtgatatcattggttaaaagagcataaataatcgtgcggCACGGATTATTGCTcttatttttgcggttctctgcatgacgacgagagcatgcaacagagaatctttcattctctattttcactctgaaatcgctcgtaccaatttatttttagcatacttcgcccatattgtaggacgtgaacgagatggaataatcgcgaaagacttacaaTAGAGCAACgttttattttgaggtgacgtttttgtcgacgtcgtcgtcgtagatcttaaggtccctaaggtcgtttcttaaacttcctaTGGACcctattcgcgcggcggccatattggccatagacaatagatttcgtaccccgagcctcgagttgaaatgtttgggaacgagtttcggtgcatGCGCAAAAGCAAAAGTTCTCAacccctcgggactcaacattgCCGCCGTGTGATTAAGTCCTATAAGGGGAATTTAAGCAAggacgaagacgacgacgacggccaCGAGAAGGCCACAAAACAGTAGctctaatgagcaaaaacaaaagctctgcgCCCCctacacgtgcgttttacatttgtgtAGTTTTCTACACCGTTCTCGAACTGACAACAACGAGAGCTGAtcaagaaaaaccttaaataacaatgaccacaaccaggttttctgagccagCGAGACTGAGcaacccccagcaaaccattgttttaacgaaaaccgctggtcagcaaccggttctggtcattgctgtctaaggtcttccgctgatcaaatttgaggttatgtggaGGACGTGTGCA from Montipora capricornis isolate CH-2021 chromosome 2, ASM3666992v2, whole genome shotgun sequence includes the following:
- the LOC138038360 gene encoding beta-1,3-galactosyltransferase 5-like — encoded protein: MKPFVCPVSVTTTSCLFLCVSLSLSMLCISLWLTSEGLANMKLRLKEEGQMEKVNLVDSDSLVRTPSTEKPRLKNANELVNEDAFSDSWHEVRKHRTRLLTRTKCPQSLFLVIIVSSSAQAYKNRMVIRHTWGADNALQRRWKTVFLIGEGNTVAVSDQVSRESQIFGDIIQGDYHETFGNKVFKIESGFEWAAKYCIFDFLLKTDDDVFVNTRSLVSFLRGDGVPKSSFYFGNLMHNSPVFRTGYYAVSKEDHPDDFFKDYMSGGGYVLSKDLVIRFTQMFDVVKPLKIDDAYIGRLAADIAVKPVSTRAFLMYNNISNCVYDETLFLVRPVDHACAIKLFDENQKQILSQTVNEEWK